The DNA region TTCAAGTCGGATCGAATTTATCAAAcgctaaaaaataatttacttttcagATCTACAGAAAGGATCCATGCGAATTCTGCTTGTGTCTTGATGGTGAGATGTTCTGCTGGTGGCAGGACTGTCCACCAACTATGGAAGGTCCATGCAGAGATCGAGGACCTTTCTCCCCTTGCAGTAAGAATTTACAAACACAATATCCATCAAACCcatcagttttaaattaacgtTGTCTTTCTAGTCAGCATTCCAGCAAACCCTTCATCAGCGTCTTCCTCGTCCGCGTCCTCTTCTTCCTCATCCTCCTCCTCATCATCCTCCTCATCCTCGTCTTCCTCCTCTTCGTCTGCCTCCTCCCCACAACAAACGTCATCAAGTACAACTGCAAGGATGACGAGTACGACAAAGTCAACGTCAACGACCACAGTACAAACAACATCACACACAACGTCTTCCAACGTATCAACGGATTTCGTGACTAACTCATCGGAGAACATGACCGATTCGTCGATTTACACAGAAGAAACGGAGGTCGAGTACTCAAGCGAGGATCCGAGCACCAGTACAGCACAGGAACCTAAGCGATGTGTTGTAATGGGTAAGGGAATATCTCCATACACATTCAAAACGATTTATACGTCAGCTCCAACATGCGGCTCCCCCTAATTTGTATTCCGTACCTGGCGAACACAAGACAGATTTCGAGTGGAcgctgaaatatttatgaggCAAATTCATTTGTGTCCCCGGTCCGCAACCGTACCCGGAACAACCCTCCGTTGAATTATTGCCGAAGCCGCAATTGTCCGAAACCGTTCGTAATTATTGAAACCGATTAATTTTTCAGGACGCGAATACCAGATAGGCGACCGGCTGCCACACAACACCGGAAACTGCGTCGAATGCATCTGCGGCCACGGCGCCAAGGTCACCTGTTCGCCCCATCAGTGCGCCCCAGGCGGGGCGGATGACCTCAATGATTACCATCCGCCGGGTCCCCGTCAACCCATCCCCGACGTATTTTAATGTCGCCTGGACGTGGCAATGTTCTTTTTGTTGCGGCTCCATTGTATTCGTTTCGTGCGCTCGCAAACGATTCACTGATTTATGTTTGATCGTAGTTAATTCGATATTTGAATTAGGTGAATTTTTTGCGATTGATTCCTTGTTTCGAGATTGTTTTTGCTAAGGCCTAAGGTTATGTATTTGTGATAAGATATGCGTAAGACCTTTTCTACTCATTCTATCCTAGTCACTTCAAACAGTATCAAAAATTGTGTTACGAATCTTACAGTATTAAACTATAAGTGTAAGAATCAAAATTAGGTTctggtaattaatttacactGTATAAATTACTATAGTAGATAATGAATTATGTATGTGTTCCAAGAAGTTGGTttctaaaatcaataaagttGGTTTAACGCAAAGCTTGTAGTTGAATTTTGATACTATTTAATCAACGATTTGCCGAAATTAATTACAGCTTCTTAAAAACCTaatatgataatatatcaCATCGATTTATGCAAACATATCCTTATCCTATATCTTGTTTCAGTCATATCTAAAGAGCTAATCCATTAAGAGGTTTGTATCTTATTGCctttatttcaacaataagAAAGTAGAATAGATtttgttaagaaaaatataatagtgaATCAGTGGGAACCATTAAAAAAGTACTGTATAAGAGCTAGtgattttatagtaatttttatattagctATACCTAAAATCATTGgaaccaaataaaaaagttagtgttagaaactttaattttttaaaacaagtgTTTTATCTTCAAGATAGGATCAATATCTTTACttataataatctaatataatatacCCGTAAATTTCAATGCatgttgtatattatttactaaatctTCACCTATCTTGATTTTAAGGTCACTTGAGTAgtactgtaattttaatttgtaaaaatatacataccacgtattaatttaatctgtaaaaattgaataaaagtaaatgtaattttaggaTTACTTGTTGTAAAAATGTcagtattaataaacaaatcatattattgttaagtattaaaaattttattaagtttctgTATCTATAGATAAATACAATGTAAACTCTAcaagttgtttaatttaatcctacctcatttttcattatccccccaaaaaaaaagttttcttcCACAATGATTAAAGTCAGCTCGATCAAAaatcattgttaattaattaactttaatgtgttaaaaataaataaaaagctaaaaatattttgaactttattaaattgaaatttgttcattttaatggtataataaatatattcataatatatttcaatcaaTTGTAATGAACAAATACTGCATTTTCGAATCTAGCCTACATGTATTGGTCGTCTCATATATGTATCCATTTTTCGAAAATAGTCTCCCAACAATAGAAAACTGAATTCGCTCTAATTGagctaattaaaaactgttcaattaaataaattgagagAGGAACGTCTCACAATGACTGCGCCATCTATAAGAAGGCAACGGAATGAATTGAATACACGTCAGTGTTGCcaatcttataaatattttagtatagcACTGAATAATTGacgtaaaatatgaattttataatgtaaataaacagaatttgaaaaaacaGCTGCTAGAATTCTACCAtagaaattttttctttattaaaaatcaaaaaaaaaaagattgttGTGGTTGAAACCTAGAAGTTATTTCCTTACCAACTAGGTTGAAGttactattttgttttacaacaaacatcaaaatacaacaagaaaatatcaaattattaggACAAAAACgtcaaaaactaaaacaaaatttaccagtaaacaattttcaaaatcaattCTGTCACTTTTacctttataaaaaacattcttaaaatatgttcCGAGCATACAAAGACCTACAAGACGTAATATCAGCTGTAATTACCTGCACAAACGAAATTATGTTAGTGAGCGATGTGGCGAACGAATTATATATACCATTTGTGAAAGCTCCAACACAGTCCTCTTGGTCCCAAGCCATGACCAAAGAAACGAACGATCTTTTCGGAGATGTACCTGTAAACAAAGTGCTGAGACTGAACAAGGTCTATCTCCCGGATAAATCACCACCTTACGCCATGCATTGTGTCTACCACATGCCTATCAATGCCGATCAGAAAAACAAATCCAAGAATACCATGGGAAAATACAAAGGAAAAGTCAAATGGgtaagaaaattttacaattttc from Aethina tumida isolate Nest 87 chromosome 1, icAetTumi1.1, whole genome shotgun sequence includes:
- the LOC109597992 gene encoding uncharacterized protein LOC109597992 isoform X1, with the protein product MVSAACLVLGIGCLLFGESLAVPVGVMGSELTNSIEDTEDDMPVIEDDITTHGLERLSSAATCLVAGIEYTHGQQIYRKDPCEFCLCLDGEMFCWWQDCPPTMEGPCRDRGPFSPCISIPANPSSASSSSASSSSSSSSSSSSSSSSSSSSSASSPQQTSSSTTARMTSTTKSTSTTTVQTTSHTTSSNVSTDFVTNSSENMTDSSIYTEETEVEYSSEDPSTSTAQEPKRCVVMGREYQIGDRLPHNTGNCVECICGHGAKVTCSPHQCAPGGADDLNDYHPPGPRQPIPDVF
- the LOC109597992 gene encoding uncharacterized protein LOC109597992 isoform X2, whose translation is MGIKSSDYVQVPVGVMGSELTNSIEDTEDDMPVIEDDITTHGLERLSSAATCLVAGIEYTHGQQIYRKDPCEFCLCLDGEMFCWWQDCPPTMEGPCRDRGPFSPCISIPANPSSASSSSASSSSSSSSSSSSSSSSSSSSSASSPQQTSSSTTARMTSTTKSTSTTTVQTTSHTTSSNVSTDFVTNSSENMTDSSIYTEETEVEYSSEDPSTSTAQEPKRCVVMGREYQIGDRLPHNTGNCVECICGHGAKVTCSPHQCAPGGADDLNDYHPPGPRQPIPDVF